A genome region from Dickeya chrysanthemi NCPPB 402 includes the following:
- a CDS encoding NAD(P)/FAD-dependent oxidoreductase encodes MNINALPLDANTNGWSAMLSPRVAKPSLRQTIKADWLVIGAGYAGLAFARRIAENRPHEQVVVLDAVDIDDSASARNSGFAIDLPHNIGSSTAELEKAANYRRLLHAGLAQLEALIARHGIECDWNRRGKYHCIVRPELGGLLEQYAHELRALSEPYQLLQGEALAQQLGTPYYHAAIHTPNCVLLNPAALVRGLADSLPDNVMLYERSPVLEIQPGRTARVRTPYGEVQARQVMVATNGCARQLPMFSRQVVGLSTFATLTEPLTAEQQQRIGQIGEWGMTPANAIAGATLRYTRDHRFLIRQHVAYVPGYTVTSGYTAEITRRHQAIFLSRFPQLADVPVAHTWSGMIGVTRNGAPGWGRYGDNLYAAVGCNGAGISKQTIAGSTLADLATGVDNPLIDDMQALGKPNFIPPRPLLDIGIHGSILKERWLGRKEY; translated from the coding sequence TTGAACATCAATGCATTACCGCTGGATGCCAATACCAATGGCTGGTCGGCGATGTTGTCGCCGCGAGTAGCGAAGCCGTCGTTGCGCCAGACGATCAAGGCGGATTGGCTGGTGATTGGCGCGGGTTACGCCGGGCTGGCGTTCGCCCGCCGAATAGCGGAAAACCGCCCGCATGAGCAGGTGGTGGTGCTGGATGCCGTTGACATTGATGACAGCGCGTCTGCGCGCAATTCCGGTTTCGCTATCGACTTGCCACACAATATCGGTAGCTCTACCGCGGAACTGGAAAAGGCCGCCAACTATCGCCGCTTATTGCACGCCGGGCTGGCGCAACTGGAAGCGTTGATCGCCCGTCATGGCATTGAATGTGACTGGAACCGACGCGGCAAGTATCACTGTATTGTCCGACCCGAACTGGGGGGATTACTGGAACAGTACGCCCATGAATTGCGGGCCTTGTCGGAACCTTACCAGTTATTGCAGGGCGAGGCGTTGGCTCAACAGTTGGGCACACCTTATTACCATGCGGCGATCCATACGCCGAATTGCGTGTTGCTCAACCCGGCGGCGTTGGTGCGGGGGCTGGCGGATAGTCTGCCCGATAACGTGATGCTATATGAACGTTCGCCGGTGCTGGAGATTCAACCCGGCCGCACGGCGCGGGTGCGTACGCCTTATGGCGAGGTACAGGCCCGGCAGGTGATGGTGGCGACCAACGGTTGCGCCCGACAATTGCCGATGTTCTCCCGTCAGGTCGTGGGGTTGTCGACGTTTGCCACCCTCACCGAACCGCTGACGGCAGAACAACAACAGCGCATCGGCCAGATTGGCGAGTGGGGGATGACGCCAGCCAACGCCATCGCGGGGGCAACGTTACGCTACACCCGTGATCACCGCTTCCTGATTCGCCAGCATGTGGCCTACGTGCCTGGTTACACTGTCACGTCAGGCTACACCGCGGAGATTACGCGGCGACATCAGGCGATCTTTCTGTCTCGTTTTCCGCAACTGGCCGATGTACCGGTCGCTCATACCTGGTCCGGCATGATAGGCGTGACACGCAACGGGGCGCCCGGCTGGGGGCGCTATGGCGATAATCTGTATGCCGCGGTGGGATGCAACGGCGCCGGCATTTCCAAACAGACCATTGCCGGCAGCACGCTGGCGGATCTGGCGACCGGCGTCGATAACCCGTTGATTGACGATATGCAGGCGCTGGGAAAACCTAACTTCATTCCACCGCGTCCGCTACTGGATATCGGCATTCACGGCAGTATTTTGAAAGAGCGCTGGTTGGGGCGAAAAGAGTATTAA
- the cueO gene encoding multicopper oxidase CueO: MRRREFIKLATMLGAANLLPWWSRSVWADERPILPVPPLLSPDAGGNLALKLQTGSMRWLAGLETATWGVNGGFLGPALRLEQGQAVTLNVTNTLPETTTLHWHGLEIPGNADGGPQAEITPGSTWSAAFRVEQPAATAWFHPHTHGVTGRQVAMGLGGLILIQDAASRALPLPSQWGVDDIPLILQDKRLDAKGQIDYQLDVMSAAVGWFGDLMLTNGTRYPQHHAPRGWLRLRVLNGCNARSLTLAAGDGRPLYVIASEGGLLAEPVQMSALTVLMGERFEVLVDARDGKAFDIVTLPVTQMGMSLPPFDQPLPVLRIQPTLQPGAGQLPETLASLPTLPSTSGLKTRQLQLTMDPQLDMLGMQALMQRYGMQAMAGMNMAEHGSMSGMSMPSGSGQNGMNHGNMTHGKMNHGAMNSQTGQAALDMMSANRINGAAFQMGQPMFEVKRGDLEVWSISGQGDMMLHPFHIHGTRFRILSENGKPPAAHRQGWKDIVHVEGARSEVLVQFNHPAPKERAFMAHCHLLEHEDTGMMMSFTVS; this comes from the coding sequence ATGCGTCGCCGCGAGTTCATCAAGTTAGCCACTATGCTGGGGGCCGCCAACCTGCTGCCCTGGTGGAGCCGTTCCGTATGGGCCGACGAACGCCCGATTCTGCCTGTGCCGCCACTGTTGTCGCCGGATGCGGGCGGCAACCTTGCCCTGAAATTGCAGACCGGTAGTATGCGCTGGCTGGCCGGGCTGGAAACCGCAACCTGGGGTGTTAACGGCGGTTTCTTAGGGCCGGCGTTGCGACTGGAACAGGGCCAGGCGGTCACCCTCAACGTCACGAATACCTTGCCTGAAACCACCACGTTGCACTGGCATGGACTGGAAATTCCCGGTAATGCCGATGGCGGCCCACAGGCGGAAATTACACCGGGAAGCACATGGAGTGCGGCGTTCCGGGTCGAGCAACCGGCAGCGACGGCGTGGTTTCATCCACATACCCACGGGGTAACGGGGCGGCAGGTGGCGATGGGGCTGGGGGGATTGATTCTGATTCAGGATGCCGCCAGCCGGGCGTTGCCGTTGCCTTCTCAATGGGGGGTAGATGATATTCCATTGATCTTGCAGGACAAACGGCTGGATGCCAAAGGGCAGATTGATTATCAACTGGATGTGATGTCGGCGGCTGTGGGCTGGTTTGGCGACCTGATGCTGACCAACGGCACGCGCTACCCGCAGCATCATGCGCCGCGTGGTTGGCTGCGTTTGCGAGTGCTTAACGGGTGTAACGCCCGTTCGCTGACGCTGGCTGCCGGCGATGGCCGCCCGCTGTATGTGATTGCCAGCGAGGGTGGCTTGCTGGCGGAGCCGGTGCAGATGAGCGCGTTGACCGTGCTGATGGGTGAACGTTTTGAGGTATTGGTCGATGCGCGTGACGGTAAAGCGTTCGATATAGTGACGTTGCCGGTCACACAGATGGGGATGAGTTTGCCGCCGTTCGATCAGCCATTGCCGGTGTTACGTATTCAGCCGACTTTGCAACCGGGGGCAGGGCAACTGCCGGAAACGCTGGCGTCATTGCCGACGCTGCCGTCAACGTCAGGACTGAAAACACGTCAGTTACAGTTAACGATGGACCCACAACTCGACATGCTGGGCATGCAGGCACTCATGCAGCGTTATGGTATGCAGGCGATGGCAGGGATGAATATGGCCGAGCACGGCTCGATGTCGGGTATGTCTATGCCGTCCGGCTCAGGGCAGAATGGCATGAACCACGGTAATATGACCCACGGTAAGATGAATCATGGCGCCATGAATTCACAGACGGGGCAGGCGGCGCTGGATATGATGTCGGCCAATCGCATCAATGGCGCGGCATTCCAGATGGGACAACCGATGTTTGAGGTTAAACGCGGTGATCTCGAAGTGTGGAGTATTTCCGGGCAAGGCGACATGATGTTGCATCCTTTTCATATTCACGGCACTCGCTTTCGTATCTTGTCTGAGAATGGCAAACCGCCTGCCGCCCATCGACAAGGGTGGAAAGACATTGTGCATGTGGAGGGCGCGCGCAGCGAAGTGCTGGTGCAGTTCAATCACCCCGCGCCGAAAGAGCGGGCGTTTATGGCGCACTGCCATTTACTGGAGCACGAAGACACCGGCATGATGATGTCGTTTACCGTCTCCTGA
- a CDS encoding winged helix-turn-helix transcriptional regulator: protein MPKSCTSPYSHANCPSRFLLEQIADKWSVLVLGALCEKPLRFNEIKRSLEGITQKALTQCLRKLERNGIVERRVLTFSPIAVEYHITPLGNTLKEPFQALYRWTTEHLPQVTQARERFDQRLNEQEKALSDADA from the coding sequence ATGCCGAAATCTTGTACATCTCCTTACTCCCACGCCAACTGCCCCAGCCGTTTTTTGCTGGAGCAAATCGCCGACAAATGGTCGGTGCTGGTACTGGGCGCGCTATGCGAAAAACCGCTGCGCTTTAACGAAATCAAACGCAGTCTGGAAGGCATCACGCAAAAAGCGCTGACGCAGTGCCTGCGAAAACTGGAGCGTAACGGTATTGTAGAACGTCGGGTACTGACGTTTTCGCCGATTGCGGTGGAATACCACATCACACCGCTCGGGAACACACTGAAGGAGCCGTTTCAGGCGCTTTATCGCTGGACGACGGAGCATCTGCCGCAGGTAACCCAGGCGCGTGAACGTTTCGATCAGCGGCTCAACGAGCAAGAAAAAGCGCTGTCCGACGCCGACGCCTGA
- a CDS encoding NADH:flavin oxidoreductase has product MANIDVLFRPFTLKTLQLKNRIVMAPMTRCFAADGIPGDDIAAYYRRRAEGEVGLILSEGTVVDRPGSRNHPGIPFFHGERALAGWQHVIDEVHAAGGKMGPQIWHVGSAPYHGVEWEPDYIESPSGLFSPEMERGHAMTDEDIADTILAFGRAAADAKRLGFDTLELHGAHGYLIDQFFWGETNQRTDAFGGATIKQRARFAAEVVKSVRDAVGPDFPLILRVSQWKQQDYSARLAPTPLALEDWLAPLVSAGVDILHCSQRRFWEPEFPDVDGENGLNFAGWVKKVTGAATISVGSVGLSDEFFSAFAGKGANPASLDKLLERMERDEFDLIAVGRVLLTDPQWAAKVQRHELNSLNGFEAASLGQLL; this is encoded by the coding sequence ATGGCCAATATTGATGTGTTGTTTCGTCCTTTTACGTTAAAAACACTGCAATTAAAAAATCGTATCGTGATGGCGCCGATGACCCGTTGTTTCGCCGCCGATGGTATTCCGGGCGATGATATTGCCGCCTATTATCGCCGTCGGGCGGAGGGTGAAGTCGGGTTGATTTTGTCTGAAGGCACCGTCGTGGATCGCCCCGGTTCGCGTAACCACCCCGGGATTCCGTTTTTTCATGGCGAGCGTGCGTTAGCGGGCTGGCAGCATGTGATTGACGAAGTCCACGCAGCCGGCGGCAAGATGGGGCCGCAAATATGGCATGTTGGTTCGGCTCCGTATCACGGGGTGGAATGGGAACCGGATTACATCGAAAGCCCGTCGGGGTTGTTCTCACCGGAGATGGAGCGCGGTCATGCCATGACCGATGAAGACATTGCCGATACCATCTTGGCATTTGGTCGCGCCGCGGCCGACGCGAAGCGCCTGGGGTTTGATACGCTGGAATTGCATGGTGCACATGGTTACCTGATCGACCAGTTCTTCTGGGGCGAGACCAACCAGCGTACTGATGCGTTCGGTGGGGCGACGATTAAACAACGTGCGCGTTTTGCCGCTGAGGTAGTGAAGAGTGTTCGAGACGCCGTAGGGCCGGATTTCCCGCTGATTTTGCGCGTCAGTCAATGGAAGCAGCAGGACTATAGCGCCCGTCTGGCACCGACGCCGCTGGCGCTGGAAGACTGGTTGGCGCCGTTGGTCTCCGCGGGCGTGGATATTCTACACTGTTCGCAGCGTCGCTTCTGGGAACCGGAATTTCCGGATGTAGATGGCGAGAATGGGCTGAACTTCGCCGGTTGGGTGAAGAAAGTGACCGGTGCCGCGACCATCAGCGTAGGGTCTGTCGGTTTGTCTGATGAGTTTTTCAGCGCCTTTGCCGGCAAAGGCGCCAACCCGGCGAGCCTGGATAAACTGCTCGAGCGTATGGAACGTGACGAGTTTGATTTGATCGCCGTCGGTCGTGTACTGCTGACTGACCCGCAATGGGCGGCGAAAGTTCAGCGTCATGAACTGAATAGCCTTAACGGTTTCGAGGCGGCTTCCCTCGGCCAACTGCTGTAA
- a CDS encoding NUDIX hydrolase has translation MFLFSPQDSTYTRMLCQFEFQAQQEGITRQTMAAAVVFRGGILLVRRSANDPELPGHWEIPGGGREPGDHNLLATLMRELQEETGLRLRYIRHYLGFFDYLAPTNEKVRQWNFLVDVMQEEICLNESEHDAWQIVRQPSDIPEECPISEESRFVVNAAIRML, from the coding sequence ATGTTTTTGTTTTCACCACAGGACAGCACCTACACCAGGATGTTGTGTCAGTTTGAGTTTCAGGCTCAACAGGAAGGGATTACCCGGCAGACCATGGCGGCGGCGGTGGTATTCCGAGGCGGTATACTGCTGGTGCGCCGCAGCGCCAATGATCCGGAGTTACCCGGACACTGGGAGATTCCCGGTGGCGGACGTGAACCCGGCGATCACAACCTGCTTGCCACCCTGATGCGAGAATTGCAGGAAGAAACCGGTTTGCGGTTGCGTTATATCCGTCACTATCTGGGTTTTTTCGATTATCTGGCACCCACTAACGAAAAAGTCCGGCAATGGAATTTTCTGGTTGATGTGATGCAGGAAGAAATCTGTCTGAACGAAAGCGAACACGATGCCTGGCAAATCGTGCGTCAACCGTCTGATATTCCGGAGGAATGCCCGATCAGTGAAGAGAGCCGTTTTGTCGTCAATGCCGCGATCCGAATGCTATAG
- a CDS encoding ribonuclease T2 translates to MMKKVYSLLAGLVLATGLMTSPAAPAKGQAGVFDFYLLTLSWSPTFCLTHASNEQCSKGYGFVLHGLWPQYANGGWPQDCPPITALTAQERKYGNTLFPTDDLLTHEWEKHGTCSGLGANGYLQAADQALTKVKIPASFNAPAKPLQMTADQILASFRQSNPAIPQGGIVAICSGPELSEIRVCMDKDLNFQSCGKSIKTQCRDGNIRVPNIR, encoded by the coding sequence ATGATGAAAAAAGTATATTCGTTATTGGCCGGACTGGTATTGGCAACCGGCCTGATGACCAGCCCCGCCGCACCGGCAAAAGGCCAGGCGGGGGTGTTTGATTTCTATCTGCTGACGTTATCCTGGTCGCCCACATTTTGTCTGACCCACGCCAGCAATGAGCAATGCTCCAAGGGGTATGGCTTTGTACTGCACGGCTTGTGGCCGCAATATGCCAACGGCGGCTGGCCGCAAGACTGCCCGCCGATAACGGCGCTTACCGCGCAAGAGCGCAAGTACGGCAATACCCTGTTCCCAACCGATGACCTGCTCACGCACGAGTGGGAAAAACACGGCACCTGTAGCGGGCTGGGCGCGAACGGGTATTTACAGGCGGCAGACCAGGCGCTGACCAAGGTGAAAATCCCGGCCAGTTTCAACGCGCCGGCCAAGCCGTTGCAAATGACGGCGGACCAAATTCTGGCCTCATTCCGCCAGAGCAATCCGGCGATACCGCAAGGGGGTATCGTGGCGATTTGTAGCGGCCCGGAGCTGTCTGAAATTCGGGTGTGTATGGACAAAGATCTAAATTTTCAGTCTTGTGGCAAATCGATAAAAACACAGTGCCGCGATGGCAACATCCGCGTACCTAACATTCGCTGA
- a CDS encoding NUDIX domain-containing protein — MLATRDRVRIIDSVVLSDDWYVLKKNTFDFLRRDGTWQRQSRETYDRGNGAVILLYHRRKQTLLLTRQFRFPVFVNGHDGMLIEAAAGLLDYADPEVRIRAEAEEETGYRVFHVRKVMEAYMSPGSVTEKLYFFLGEYDDHSRIGEGGGVLDEGEDVETLEMTLPQALAAIADGTIMDAKTIMLVQYVALHRVLPFAGMPD; from the coding sequence ATGCTCGCCACACGAGACCGGGTACGCATTATTGACAGCGTGGTACTGTCTGATGATTGGTATGTGCTGAAGAAAAACACCTTCGACTTTCTACGCCGGGATGGCACCTGGCAGCGGCAAAGCCGGGAAACCTACGATCGCGGTAATGGCGCAGTCATCCTGTTGTATCATCGCCGCAAACAGACATTATTGTTGACCCGTCAGTTTCGTTTTCCGGTATTCGTCAACGGCCACGACGGAATGCTGATTGAAGCCGCCGCCGGCTTGCTTGACTATGCCGACCCCGAGGTGCGGATTCGCGCCGAAGCGGAAGAGGAAACCGGCTACCGGGTATTCCATGTTCGCAAAGTGATGGAAGCTTATATGAGCCCCGGTTCGGTGACGGAAAAGCTCTATTTCTTTCTGGGCGAATATGACGACCATTCTCGTATCGGCGAGGGTGGCGGCGTGCTGGATGAGGGCGAAGATGTAGAAACGCTGGAGATGACGTTGCCGCAGGCATTGGCGGCCATTGCCGACGGCACGATTATGGACGCCAAAACCATTATGCTGGTGCAATACGTTGCGTTACATCGCGTATTGCCGTTCGCAGGTATGCCGGATTAA
- a CDS encoding DeoR/GlpR family DNA-binding transcription regulator, whose translation MLTTQRKQRILEQLAAEGQVLAKQLSEAFGVSEDTIRRDLRELASEGRLQRVHGGALPASGTVVSFDARSRIAISAKHQLAQAAAALILPGQVVMIDGGTTSGELVKCLPLTLAATVVTHSPSVAVALVNHPGIEVVVIGGRLYKHSLVAVGAAAVEALATIRADIFFMGVTGVHPQAGFSTGDLEEAYIKRALAARAAETVVMATQDKLNVASRYAIGELTMASTLIVESAVPDEVTAPFAQALSLIRA comes from the coding sequence ATGCTGACCACGCAACGTAAACAGCGGATTCTGGAACAACTGGCGGCTGAAGGACAGGTACTGGCAAAGCAATTAAGCGAAGCCTTTGGCGTTTCGGAAGATACCATTCGGCGTGACTTGCGCGAGCTGGCCAGCGAGGGGCGATTACAGCGGGTGCATGGCGGCGCCTTGCCCGCTTCCGGCACGGTGGTCAGTTTTGATGCGCGCAGCCGGATAGCGATAAGCGCCAAGCATCAACTGGCGCAGGCTGCCGCTGCGCTGATACTACCGGGTCAGGTGGTGATGATTGACGGCGGCACCACCAGTGGTGAACTGGTGAAGTGCCTGCCGTTGACGCTGGCGGCGACGGTGGTGACCCACAGCCCGAGCGTGGCGGTGGCGCTGGTAAATCATCCCGGCATCGAGGTGGTAGTGATTGGCGGTCGTCTTTACAAGCATTCACTGGTTGCGGTAGGCGCCGCGGCGGTGGAGGCGCTGGCGACGATCCGCGCCGATATCTTTTTTATGGGCGTAACCGGTGTGCATCCGCAGGCGGGGTTTAGCACCGGCGATCTGGAAGAGGCGTATATCAAACGAGCGCTGGCGGCACGCGCAGCGGAAACGGTGGTCATGGCGACACAGGATAAGTTGAATGTCGCCTCTCGTTATGCGATCGGCGAACTTACTATGGCCAGCACGCTGATTGTGGAATCCGCGGTGCCTGACGAGGTGACGGCACCTTTTGCGCAGGCGTTAAGCCTTATTCGCGCATAA
- a CDS encoding LysR family transcriptional regulator: MNEINISSLDLNLLKTFEALYEEGSASRAGLRLGITQSAVSATLKRLRQWYGDPLFVRTGRGLMPTPRAHELQPLVSDALNKCRETLMLLQPHPQAYVGRTVTLGLSDDFELALGQMLITRLHQRAPGLRLVFRQAHSQIAADLLLRHELDLALTAGGFSYRSLSKVQVASGGYACLVSRDVTTLSLERFIHTPHLLISHGGHIGLVDEQLAELGFSRRIAASTTHFAAIPWLLQDDTLLATLPAHAAQAIAARTPHLRCLPCPLSMPDYAIELGFRPTIIRDGAVRLVRETLSQLASEFHWSAPVGPLSE, encoded by the coding sequence ATGAATGAAATAAATATCAGCAGTCTGGATTTGAATCTGCTCAAGACGTTTGAGGCGTTGTACGAGGAAGGTAGCGCCAGCCGCGCCGGTTTACGCCTCGGCATTACCCAATCCGCCGTCAGCGCGACGTTAAAACGGCTCCGGCAGTGGTACGGCGATCCGCTATTCGTGCGTACCGGCCGGGGCTTGATGCCGACACCGCGTGCACACGAACTGCAGCCGTTGGTCAGCGATGCACTCAACAAATGCCGTGAAACATTGATGTTGCTCCAACCTCACCCACAGGCGTATGTCGGCCGCACCGTCACGTTGGGATTGTCGGATGATTTTGAACTGGCGCTGGGGCAGATGCTGATTACCCGCCTGCACCAGCGGGCACCTGGCTTGCGGCTGGTGTTTCGGCAAGCCCACAGCCAGATTGCGGCCGACCTGCTGCTGCGTCATGAGCTGGATCTGGCGCTGACGGCGGGCGGTTTCAGCTACCGTTCACTGTCGAAAGTGCAGGTCGCCAGTGGCGGCTATGCCTGCCTGGTAAGCCGGGACGTGACGACGCTGTCGCTGGAGCGATTTATTCACACACCGCACCTGTTGATCTCACACGGCGGACATATCGGGCTGGTAGACGAGCAACTGGCGGAGCTGGGATTCAGCCGACGTATTGCTGCCTCCACCACCCATTTTGCCGCGATCCCCTGGCTACTGCAGGATGATACTCTGCTGGCGACGCTGCCCGCCCACGCCGCTCAGGCCATTGCTGCCCGTACGCCGCATCTGCGTTGCCTGCCGTGCCCGTTGTCTATGCCGGATTACGCCATCGAACTCGGATTCCGCCCGACAATCATCCGTGACGGCGCGGTTCGTCTGGTACGTGAAACGCTCAGCCAATTGGCGAGCGAGTTTCACTGGTCCGCGCCTGTCGGCCCGTTATCTGAGTAA
- a CDS encoding carbon-nitrogen hydrolase family protein yields the protein MATSVVAALQIGSSPAGKTATLEAILAWETEIVRSGAVLVVMPEALLGGYPKGEMFGTYLGYRLPQGRETFAQYYHHAVDLDGEECAALAALSARTGATLVVGAIERDGNTLYCTALFFTPEAGLAGKHRKLMPTGTERLIWGQGDGSTLTVIDSPAGKVGAAICWENHMPLLRMAMYGKGVQIWCAPTVDERDIWQASMRHIAHEGRCFVITACQVQPSPAALGIEVPGWDPQRPLINGGSLIVDPLGNVLAGPLTGETGLLTAEIDTDLLAGARYDLDVVGHYARPDVFSLTVDERERKTVRYWGD from the coding sequence ATGGCGACATCGGTAGTGGCTGCATTACAGATAGGGAGTTCACCCGCCGGCAAAACGGCGACGCTGGAGGCGATTCTGGCATGGGAAACGGAAATTGTTCGTAGCGGCGCGGTGTTGGTGGTCATGCCGGAAGCGTTGCTGGGCGGCTATCCCAAAGGGGAGATGTTCGGCACTTATCTGGGTTATCGCCTGCCGCAAGGGCGCGAGACGTTCGCACAGTATTATCACCATGCTGTTGATCTGGATGGCGAAGAGTGTGCCGCGCTGGCGGCGTTGTCGGCCCGTACCGGCGCCACGCTGGTGGTGGGTGCGATAGAGCGTGACGGCAACACCTTATACTGCACCGCGTTATTTTTCACGCCGGAAGCCGGGCTGGCGGGCAAGCATCGTAAGCTGATGCCTACCGGCACCGAGCGGCTGATCTGGGGGCAGGGCGACGGCTCCACTTTGACGGTCATCGATTCACCGGCAGGTAAAGTCGGCGCGGCGATCTGCTGGGAAAACCATATGCCGTTGCTGCGTATGGCGATGTACGGCAAAGGGGTACAGATTTGGTGCGCACCAACGGTGGACGAACGCGATATCTGGCAAGCCTCAATGCGGCATATCGCCCATGAAGGGCGCTGTTTTGTGATTACCGCCTGTCAGGTGCAACCTTCGCCTGCTGCGCTGGGTATCGAGGTGCCCGGCTGGGACCCGCAACGACCACTGATCAACGGCGGTAGCCTGATAGTCGATCCGCTGGGCAACGTACTGGCCGGGCCGCTGACTGGTGAGACGGGGTTACTGACGGCGGAAATCGACACCGACCTGCTAGCCGGCGCCCGTTACGATCTGGATGTGGTCGGTCATTACGCCCGACCGGACGTATTTTCGCTGACGGTGGATGAGCGGGAGCGGAAAACGGTGCGGTATTGGGGGGATTAG